Proteins from a genomic interval of Oreochromis aureus strain Israel breed Guangdong linkage group 6, ZZ_aureus, whole genome shotgun sequence:
- the LOC116327568 gene encoding beta-1,3-galactosyltransferase 2-like: MQEWEPFFPSGPDRRYHQAYPRNYHFLMDNTEVCKNKIPFLVLMVPVAPKNVAARDAIRQTWGKENTVQGELVLTLFMLGVSREDDVEKLKQENLQHHDLIQSDFIDSYLNLTIKTMVIMDWLTTHCPAAAYAMKIDSDMFLNADNLVIMLKQPGIPKTNYLTGMLMWNRPVIRSKNSKWYVPEEMYPESEYPTYTLVMGYVFSNDLPEKFVEISKSIKPFNIEDAYIGMCMKKLGLAPTAPPKASQFKDYNSAYNRCEFSQVITYILRSPKQLLDYWTDLKKPGPPCP, from the coding sequence TACCATCAAGCCTATCCACGCAACTACCATTTTCTTATGGATAACACAGAGGTTTGCAAGAACAAGATCCCATTCCTGGTCCTCATGGTTCCAGTGGCACCAAAAAATGTGGCAGCTCGGGACGCGATCCGGCAGACATGgggcaaagaaaacacagttcaGGGTGAGCTGGTACTCACTTTATTTATGTTGGGTGTCTCTAGAGAAGATGATGTTGAGAAGCTCAAACAGGAAAATTTGCAGCACCATGACCTGATCCAGAGTGACTTCATAGACAGTTATCTAAACCTAACAATCAAAACCATGGTGATCATGGACTGGCTAACTACACACTGTCCTGCAGCAGCCTATGCCATGAAGATTGACTCTGACATGTTTCTGAATGCTGACAATCTAGTAATCATGCTAAAACAGCCGGGCATCCCCAAGACAAACTACCTGACAGGGATGCTTATGTGGAACAGACCAGTCATTCGTTCCAAGAACTCCAAGTGGTATGTGCCTGAGGAAATGTATCCAGAGTCTGAATACCCGACCTACACGCTGGTTATGGGATATGTCTTTTCCAATGATCTTCCAGAGAAATTTGTGGAGATCTCAAAATCAATCAAACCCTTTAACATTGAGGATGCTTATATTGGGATGTGCATGAAAAAGCTTGGACTTGCCCCCACGGCACCACCAAAAGCCTCGCAGTTCAAGGACTATAACTCTGCATATAATCGCTGTGAATTCTCCCAGGTCATCACATACATTCTTCGTTCTCCTAAACAGCTCCTGGATTATTGGACAGACCTGAAAAAGCCTGGGCCACCTTGTCCTTAA